In Levilactobacillus brevis, the genomic window TGGTGGTTCGTCGGTACTCCAATACCAATCACGATTCAACTTACACAGTTTTAAAATGGGCGATTAACCGACTTGGGGTTAGTCGCCTTTTCAAATGCAACGAAGGAAAACCAGAGATTACGTACCTACCTACCGGCCAGAAGATTATTCTTCGTGGACTAGATGATCCACTGAAGGTCACCTCGGTGGACGTGGATACGGGAATTCTCAGCTGGGCTTGGTTTGAAGAAGCCTACGAGATAGAGAACAGCGATAAGTTTGAAACCGTCGTTGAGTCAATCCGTGGGAGTTTAGATGATCCCTACGCTGAGCACCAGTACGTCCCAGCTGACGAGCTAATCAAGCGGGAGAAGTGGAAGAAGGAGTTCTTCAAGCAAATTACCTTGACCTTTAACCCGTGGTCGGAGCGACATTGGTTAAAATCGATGTTTTTCGACCCGGAGACGCGTAAGCCAGATGTCTTCGCTCGTACAACCACCTTTAGGGTCAACGAGTGGCTTGATAAGCAAGATAGGCAAAGATACCTAGACTTGTACCGAACCAACCCCAGACGGGCTCAGATTGTCTGTGACGGCAACTGGGGAGTTGCTGAGGGACTTGTATTTGAAAACTGGGTTGTTGAAGACTTTGACGTCAATAAGGTAGTAGCTGAGTCGGATGGTGTGGGGCATGGAATGGACTTTGGTTTCACTCATGACCCCACGACCTTTGCTGAAGCTGCTATTAATCGCGAGACCAAGGATATCTGGATTTTTAAAGAGTTGTATCAGAAGGCCATGACGACACAGGATATCTTCGATTGGTTGGACGATAACCACTACTTAAAGTCCGATATTGGGGCCGATTGTGCTGAACCTCGATTGATTGATGAGTTACAGGCTAAAGGCGTGCGGCGTATGCATGCGTCGATTAAAGGCCCTGATTCAATCGACTATGGAATCAACTTCTTGCAGGGCTATCGAATTCACATCCTGCCTAGTTGTGTGCATGCGATTGAAGAGTTTAACACGTATGTCTTCGACCGTGATAAGGACGGAAACTGGTTGAATAAGCCGGTAGACGCCAATAATCACTTTATTGATGCACTTAGATACGGACTAGAAAAGTACATTATTCAATACGAATCACTAGAGAAGCGCTTCGGCGTTGTATAAGCAAGGAGGTGAGTGAATGAGCAAAGATATTGTGGGGCTTGATGGTAACCCGCTGATTATGGACTTTATGCAGACCAAGCAGGCCCCAACGACAGGAACACGACACCCAGACCCCTTCCGTATGCAGCGGCCGGGGATGGGACACCATTTGGGTTACTACGAGTTGGAGCAACTTTATCGGGGTAATTCGATGGCCCGAAACATCGTGGACATTCCCGCTGAGGATATGACCCGTAATGGCTGGCATATCAAGATGGACGACAATGCCCTAGCAGCTAAGTATGAGGCACGATTAAATGAGTTGAACGCCCAGAAACGATTCAAGGACCTTTACCGATACTCACGGCTTTACCGAGCGGGGTATATCGCTATCAGTACGACCGAGAGCTGGAATTATGGTCTTGAGGACCCTTTGAACCCGGACAGACTGTTGCGAATCCCATTTATTACGGCGTTTAGCTCCAAGAAGGTCAACGAGACCAAGTTCGATGATGACGTCTTCTCACCAACTTACGGGCAAGCTCTAAGTTATCAGATCAACAACGGAACCGCTGACGTGCAAGGGCCAAATTATTATGGGGTACAGCAGGTAGATAAGTCGCGTTTGCTTCGCCAACAAGAACTGCGGTTCGAAGATGAAACGGAAGGTGTCTCGCTATTGGAGACCATTTACGACATCTTAATGACGATGGATACAGGGCTCTACTCAGTCGGTGAGATTCTTTACGACTACGTTTTCAAAGTCTTTAAGTCCCCATCGGTTGACGATACGAGTCCTGATAAGCTTTTGCAGGTCGGGGCTGCCGCTTCGTCCAAGTTTAGAACTGAGTCCACCGCGTTGATT contains:
- a CDS encoding DUF1073 domain-containing protein; the encoded protein is MSKDIVGLDGNPLIMDFMQTKQAPTTGTRHPDPFRMQRPGMGHHLGYYELEQLYRGNSMARNIVDIPAEDMTRNGWHIKMDDNALAAKYEARLNELNAQKRFKDLYRYSRLYRAGYIAISTTESWNYGLEDPLNPDRLLRIPFITAFSSKKVNETKFDDDVFSPTYGQALSYQINNGTADVQGPNYYGVQQVDKSRLLRQQELRFEDETEGVSLLETIYDILMTMDTGLYSVGEILYDYVFKVFKSPSVDDTSPDKLLQVGAAASSKFRTESTALISDKDELTKESTNVGGIDSLLDFLWEYLSGAARMPKSVLKGQEAGTLTGAQYDVMNYYSRIASDQENKMRPQLEYLLKLLMRASDECGGALDPDTVNWSIEFNPLWSVDSQTDSQIRLANAQADQIYIQNGVQGPEEVREARFGSGGMDPDGSVDMDSMSDDERRAVVEAYRKEHGGD
- a CDS encoding PBSX family phage terminase large subunit; translation: MVMTAKQPKIKIKYLIGKGYNEFWHDKHFYRVVKGSRGSKKSRTTALNFIYRIMKYPWSNLLVVRRYSNTNHDSTYTVLKWAINRLGVSRLFKCNEGKPEITYLPTGQKIILRGLDDPLKVTSVDVDTGILSWAWFEEAYEIENSDKFETVVESIRGSLDDPYAEHQYVPADELIKREKWKKEFFKQITLTFNPWSERHWLKSMFFDPETRKPDVFARTTTFRVNEWLDKQDRQRYLDLYRTNPRRAQIVCDGNWGVAEGLVFENWVVEDFDVNKVVAESDGVGHGMDFGFTHDPTTFAEAAINRETKDIWIFKELYQKAMTTQDIFDWLDDNHYLKSDIGADCAEPRLIDELQAKGVRRMHASIKGPDSIDYGINFLQGYRIHILPSCVHAIEEFNTYVFDRDKDGNWLNKPVDANNHFIDALRYGLEKYIIQYESLEKRFGVV